A segment of the Meriones unguiculatus strain TT.TT164.6M chromosome 10, Bangor_MerUng_6.1, whole genome shotgun sequence genome:
CAACCATACTCATCATTGTTGACACCAATGATGCTGGGGACAGGGTGAAAATCCACGGAAGCCAACAACTCTTGGGGATGCCTGGGTAGGAATACTCCATCCACCACAGCAGGAATGACCTTGAAGTCCTGAGGAACATTAAATATCAGTGCAGAAATTGTTGAAATAGCTGATGTCCATTGAGTTACCATcaccatttcttttcatttcacaCTAGTTCAGGGTGCACTGCTCACCCTAAGGATAATCCGCACTTAGAGTAGCCTAAGCTCATGTTCATTGTATATGCAAACTGAAAGAACACAAACTCATAAAGATGAGGTATGTAGTTCAGAATTCCTCATCATGTAGACCAGGTTCTCAGACACACAAAATTCTCCCACCTTGTTAATGTCCAGAATCTCTGCTTCACTCTTGCCTCTCAGGCAGCGCACCAGGGCCTCTGAGTCCATGGCCTCACATCCAGATAGTTTGGCCACCGTCTGTAAAGAGAATGAGCAGGAAGAAGATTTCTCAGTTCCAAGTTGATCCTCTCTCCTCCAATTTCCATTCTATCATGTGTGTTGTATGGATTAAAATAAGTAGAAATTGTTCCCATTCCCCTAGTGGTCAAAGGTGACAGCCAGCAGGCAGTGCCTTTTCTACCTACATACTTGTTCTTTCTGTTGAGGgtagttttcttttctccacccttctttctctgtttcatgtaTGAGGGATGGAGTAAGTGTGCCAAGGTTTGTATATGAAGGTTTGAGGACAAAGTCTCAGTCTTCAATGCCCTCCTTATTTGacagggtgttttttgttttattgctgcCTACACTAGCTGAACTTTTCTGTCAATGACTGGgaattctcttgtctctgtcttcaCCTGAGCACAGAAACGTCAAGATTACAGATTCCTGTTACTATCTCCAGCCCtttgtgggtactggggatttgaacttaagTCCTCAGGCGTGCATTCGAAGcaccttttttggggggaaaaacTGATGAAACAGCTCCCAAACCCATGCATACTTATTTTGCAAGGATGGAAGCTGCAAGAGCAGTTTTCTGGTCAGATAACTCACTCACTCAGTATGAAGTAGATGTCAGTAGATGCTAATCCCTGAGTGTCTCAGAAATTATTGGAAACAAGTTATTTCCAATGATCCTTCTTTTCCCACACAACAGAACCCCAGAGTACCAGCATatgaaggcagaggaaggaaactTGGTCAGTGATGGTTGAGGGCACTTACAGTGGAGACCATCTCAGAGCTGTCAGAGATAAGGTCAGGTAGCACGGCAACCCCACTCTCCATGATGGCTCTGTGGAATAGTCCTTGGGACATGGGGGATACAACATGTGAAGACACACTTGTGCCACCTGCTGACTCGCCAAAAATTGTGACCTGATCAGGGTTGCCTCCAAAGTGAGCGATGTTCTGCTGGACCCAGCGAAGGGCGGCCACTTGGTCCAGGTATCCCCAGTTGCCTCTGGCATGCTGGTCTCCAGTGCTGAGAAGTGGAAGAGACAGGGATCAAAGTGCTGTCTAGGATCTTCTCAGCTACCATTGTCCAGACTAGCCCCAGGCTCACCTGAAGAAGCCCGGGACACCCAGACGGTACTGGATAGTGACCACCACCACATCCTGAGTAGCTGTCAATAGGGATCCATCAAACATGGAAGCCCCTCCTGTAACCAGTGCACCACCGTGGATCCATACCATCACCTGGAGAAGTCAAGAGAGAGGCCAGGAAGCTCCTAGTCCATCCACGCTCTGCAGATCTGCTTATTATATATCAACTGCTGTGCCTCTGTGCAGCTCCAGAAATACAAAAATCCTCAGGGCTTCAGGGGCTTGGCCACAGCAGGGCCTTCTAGATGCCCCATCAGTATATCTCTAGTCCCCATCCCCACCATGTGTCTCTGAATTGATGGCTTTCTGTATCGAGTAATGTCATCATTACTCAGACCCTTCATAGTGGAACAAAGAGAGGTGTCTCCATGGGTATCTCTCTggattaaaaatggaaaggatcatcagCTCTCATCATCACAACAGATAATGCAAAAGTGGAAATTTGGGTGACCAAAATGTTGGGGTGTTGAACAACTAAGCGGTTCAACAGGTGTTGTAGCATGAGTACTTGTTTTATGAAAGAGATGGAGACCTTACTCAGTGCTCCAGTCTGTGTCCCATACCCAGGTTTCAGCATAGAAAAGACCTTCTATGTCCTAAGTGAGGTAAGACATTTCATCAGAGTCTATCCTGCACTTGAGATCAGGTTGCTTTTGTCCCTTCTAATCAGCTTGGAAAATAATGTCATATCCACAAGCTGACCATGGCCTGGCACTCACAGGCAGGTTAGCACCCTCATGAGCATGAgctggtgcatagatgttaagatACAGGCAGTCCTCAGATACAGAGATGGGACGCAGGCTCAGATTCATTTTCTTCAGGACCTCCACAGTCATCATAACATTTTGCAGACATCTGatggaaaaaaaagttatatCAAGAGATGTATGATTATCAAAACCAAATGcgagtctttatttttttctcagccacCTTCAGCTGCTGCTCTTCACAATGCCTGGTAACACATACTCCCTCCCTAAGTCACTTCAAACCAAGGTAGGAGCCACAAGCTTCGTGAAAGCTGGAGTGAAGCCTGACTTCTAGGGAGGCTTCCAGTTGGGTGTGGCCTGGATGTtaatctttctgagtctgggagAGAGACACTGCTAGATGTCTCTGTGGAAATGATTGGTTGTCTATAATGGCATTCACTAAACTATATAAGAATGGAAAAGTGAGCTAAGCATTAGCAGGCATGCAAGCATTTTCTAGTCTGCTCACCCTTATGGATGATGTGTGATCAACTCCTGTAGTTTTGTTTCACTGTGTTTCCCCAAGTAATACCTTAAAGTCTGGAGCATATGATACTAGTTTTCACTTCTAAATAGCCTTTATCAGTACTTTTTTATAGCAACATAAAAAATCGCTAAGATTACAACATTGGAGTATTGTACTCTCACAGATAACAGAGGAATCAATGGACGACACTGCCCTAAAGAGTGGTGAGCAGTCCTTCATCCCAAGTACAGACACTCAGGGAACTTCTTTTGCCTATAGTGTCTCCAGAGGAAATTAATTGCATATGCTTGTCCCTTGGTCAATGgcacttggctctgttggttgtCACAGTGATTATGAGAGTGGGTTTGCATGTATCTATCACGGCTGCAGTTTTCAGGGACCTGAAGTGAATTCTCCTGAATTCAGGAGTGTTTGCTGCATGATAAGTCACATTAACTGAAGCCTAGAGATCCCTCGCATTGTGACAGAGACCACTGGCCTTAATTAGAAACTGTGAACAAATTTGTCTTTGTTGTTCTTAACAGTGTCTACATATAACTCCCCATGAGTGCCAAGCTCTGACCAAGCAGCTTGTTCTATTCAACTTTAACACATCATCAGAAAAACACATGGGACACtccccacaaggagagaaaactgCTGCGTAGCTGAGTTGGAGAAACACTTCAGAGTGGCCCAGAGCTCAGAGCACATTCTCACCCCAGTGGCTAAGTTCTAAACCCTCTGGGTCTAGAACTTACAGGGCTGGGTGTGAGGTCCCATCCCTCACACCACTCCACAGTTCAGGGGCCTCAGGTGGTGCAAAGCGCAGTGGTCCTACAGGTGGCTTGGCAAAGGGAATTCCCAGAAAGGTGTGGACGCCAATGTTGTTGTCCTTTACTTGGATGAGACTTCCCCGGACTTGGCCTAGATGTGTGTTTCTGATGGGGCTGGCCTCTGATGAGTCCTGACCTGCTGGGGAGACACCATAAGGGTTAATTTTCTGTAACTAGCTGAAAGTTGATTGTGAGATTTCCCTATTACATTCTCACCAGGGCACAGGAGAAGGAAATTCAGGGTCCCCCAACTCAGTATGAGTATGGGAGTTTCCCTACTCTCCTGGGCCGGTAAACTTTCCTATTACCCATTTGAAGGGCATCAGAGCATTTCTCTAGCCAAAGAGGTCAGACACTCATGGCCACTTGGACACATGAATTCATGATTATTGTCATTCTTATCCAAATGTCAAAAGTAGATACAGTCATACCATACACCAAGAAGGGAAAAATACCTTCTCACTTTTTCTTGAATTGTTTACTGTTCTCTCCAGAACTCCTTACACTGAACAGTCTCCTCAGTATGGATTGATCTTAGatgtgtctgacatggactcacaACATGTGTGGGATTTTGTTGGGGAAATTGGTAGGCACACACTTCCTATACCCTTATCTATAGCACCAGTCCTCAACCTGTAATGACCATTGGAAAATGCATATTTCTGATTGTCTCAACAACTGagaaccacagaagagaaaaattacagttagaaagtagtaataaaaacaaactgaCACTTTGGGCCTTCTAAGACCATTGGATATATGGATTTTTCTATGATCAGACTCCACACATTGAGAACTCCTGATTTATTATTTCCATTAACCCCCATACCCTTTCTCCCACAAGCCCAGGGTCTGACATAGAGGATTCCCAGCAGCTCCAGTTAGTCCCCATTGCCTGTTTAGGAAGCCTCACCCTGCAcctggaggaggagaagcaggagccCAAGGAGCACAGCTTTCAGCCAGCTGTGCAGTTGGGTCAGTGGCATGATCGGCTCCTGCCTGAGTCTGTGCTGCTAGGACGACCACGTTTCCAAACAGGAAGAGCCTGTGAGCCTTGTCCGGCATAAATTTAAACCAATAGTATGTAGGCAGGGAACTTGGTGTGATCAGTCAAGGTTCTCACTGTAGGAGAACTGATAAGTTCAGAAGTGACTGGAGCCAATGGCCAGGAGGCAGACAAAGTCACCTCCTTTCGTACGTGAAATAGTGGGCATATTCTTCTCATACCCTTATCTCTGTTTTGTCTCAGAAGGAACTGGCTCGGATGCTGTGCACTCCTTAGACAGCTCTGATTCTTTCCACGCCCAAAGATGCTCAAGAAGTGTCCTGTGAGGCCCTTCTTGCCTTTACGGTTTGTCATCTCCACAAGCTCCCATCTCCCTGGCACCTTGCCTCATAGCATCGTGCTTTGACACTGTAGAATTTGGCAGGCCGAAGCTTTAGACCAGCCTTGTGTTTCTGAGATGCCCTCTCCTATCAAATCCACACAGGTCCACGTGTTTTGTCCCAACTGACAAGGATGAGGCCAGAAGAGCAGCAACTACAGGCATCAGAGAATTTGGTTTACATCTTTCCAAGGTCAACAGAAGCTCAACTTCCTCTTCTCAGTGGCTTGCTTCACACATGGAAAATGTTCCTGTATGGCATCTCTGACCATGGAGCTCACTGAGTCCACAGTTGATATTTGACACAGTTGATATCCACAGTTGATATTGTTACAGCAACAGATAAAATCTGCTAAAGTCGTCCTGCTTAGAGCATGGCACAACAATGATGCCTCATCCTCTGAGAGAAGCTTTTCCTGCCATGGCATTTAGAGGAATGGTGTTCTTTTAGTCTGAGGGTGGCAAA
Coding sequences within it:
- the LOC110559743 gene encoding acylcarnitine hydrolase-like isoform X3; its protein translation is MPLTQLHSWLKAVLLGLLLLLLQVQGQDSSEASPIRNTHLGQVRGSLIQVKDNNIGVHTFLGIPFAKPPVGPLRFAPPEAPELWSGVRDGTSHPALCLQNVMMTVEVLKKMNLSLRPISVSEDCLYLNIYAPAHAHEGANLPTVAKLSGCEAMDSEALVRCLRGKSEAEILDINKDFKVIPAVVDGVFLPRHPQELLASVDFHPVPSIIGVNNDEYGWNLPMYLGSAQTIMEITRENLNAVLKNAAAQMMLPPECSDLLMEEYMGDTEDPQTLQIQYTEMMGDFLFVIPALQVAHFQCPHAPVYFYEFQHQSSFFKDTRPHYVKADHGDEIPFVFGFFGMTLNLTEEEELLNRRMMKYWANFARYGNPNSVGLPYWPVLGYEGQYLQLDIQPAVGRALKARRLQFWTKTLPQKIQELKGAQDKHA
- the LOC110559743 gene encoding acylcarnitine hydrolase-like isoform X2 produces the protein MPLTQLHSWLKAVLLGLLLLLLQVQGQDSSEASPIRNTHLGQVRGSLIQVKDNNIGVHTFLGIPFAKPPVGPLRFAPPEAPELWSGVRDGTSHPALCLQNVMMTVEVLKKMNLSLRPISVSEDCLYLNIYAPAHAHEGANLPVMVWIHGGALVTGGASMFDGSLLTATQDVVVVTIQYRLGVPGFFSTGDQHARGNWGYLDQVAALRWVQQNIAHFGGNPDQVTIFGESAGGTSVSSHVVSPMSQGLFHRAIMESGVAVLPDLISDSSEMVSTDFKVIPAVVDGVFLPRHPQELLASVDFHPVPSIIGVNNDEYGWNLPMYLGSAQTIMEITRENLNAVLKNAAAQMMLPPECSDLLMEEYMGDTEDPQTLQIQYTEMMGDFLFVIPALQVAHFQCPHAPVYFYEFQHQSSFFKDTRPHYVKADHGDEIPFVFGFFGMTLNLTEEEELLNRRMMKYWANFARYGNPNSVGLPYWPVLGYEGQYLQLDIQPAVGRALKARRLQFWTKTLPQKIQELKGAQDKHA
- the LOC110559743 gene encoding acylcarnitine hydrolase-like isoform X1, which encodes MPLTQLHSWLKAVLLGLLLLLLQVQGQDSSEASPIRNTHLGQVRGSLIQVKDNNIGVHTFLGIPFAKPPVGPLRFAPPEAPELWSGVRDGTSHPALCLQNVMMTVEVLKKMNLSLRPISVSEDCLYLNIYAPAHAHEGANLPVMVWIHGGALVTGGASMFDGSLLTATQDVVVVTIQYRLGVPGFFSTGDQHARGNWGYLDQVAALRWVQQNIAHFGGNPDQVTIFGESAGGTSVSSHVVSPMSQGLFHRAIMESGVAVLPDLISDSSEMVSTTVAKLSGCEAMDSEALVRCLRGKSEAEILDINKDFKVIPAVVDGVFLPRHPQELLASVDFHPVPSIIGVNNDEYGWNLPMYLGSAQTIMEITRENLNAVLKNAAAQMMLPPECSDLLMEEYMGDTEDPQTLQIQYTEMMGDFLFVIPALQVAHFQCPHAPVYFYEFQHQSSFFKDTRPHYVKADHGDEIPFVFGFFGMTLNLTEEEELLNRRMMKYWANFARYGNPNSVGLPYWPVLGYEGQYLQLDIQPAVGRALKARRLQFWTKTLPQKIQELKGAQDKHA